One genomic region from Chrysemys picta bellii isolate R12L10 chromosome 18, ASM1138683v2, whole genome shotgun sequence encodes:
- the SLC25A25 gene encoding mitochondrial adenyl nucleotide antiporter SLC25A25 isoform X3, translating to MLCLCLYVPVFGESQTEFQYFESKGLPAQLKSIFRLSLFIPSEEFSTYRQWKQKIVKAGDKDLDGQLDFEEFVHYLQDHEKKLRLVFKSLDKKNDGRIDAQEIMQSLRDLGVKISEQQAEKILKSMDKNGTMTIDWNEWRDYHLLHPVENIPEIILYWKHSTIFDVGENLTVPDEFTVEERQTGMWWRHLVAGGGAGAVSRTCTAPLDRLKVLMQVHASRSNNMCIVGGFTHMIREGGPKSLWRGNGINVLKIAPESAIKFMAYEQIKRFIGTDQEMLGIHERLVAGSLAGVIAQSSIYPMEVLKTRMALRKTGQYSGMLDCAKNILSKEGMAAFYKGYIPNMLGIIPYAGIDLAVYETLKNTWLQRYAVNSADPGVFVLLACGTISSTCGQLASYPLALVRTRMQAQASVEGAPEVTMRGLFKHILKTEGAFGLYRGLAPNFMKVIPAVSISYVVYENLKMTLGVQSR from the exons ATGCTCTGCTTGTGTCTGTATGTGCCAGTGTTCGGGGAGTCTCAGACAGAGTTCCAGTACTTTGAGTCAaaggggctccctgcccagctcaaATCTATCTTCCGCCTGAGCCTCTTCATTCCTTCCGAGGAGTTCTCTACCTACCGCCAGTGGAAACAG AAAATTGTGAAAGCTGGAGACAAGGACCTGGATGGGCAGCTGGACTTTGAGGAGTTTGTTCACTATCTCCAAGATCATGAGAAAAAACTGAGGCTGGTCTTCAAGAGCTTGGATAAAAAGAATGATG GCCGTATCGATGCCCAGGAGATCATGCAATCCCTCCGGGACCTGGGAGTCAAGATCTCTGAACAGCAGGCTGAGAAGATCCTCAAGAG CATGGATAAAAATGGAACTATGACAATTGACTGGAACGAGTGGCGAGACTATCACCTGCTGCACCCAGTGGAGAACATTCCTGAGATCATCCTGTACTGGAAGCACTCAAcg ATCTTTGATGTGGGAGAGAATCTGACAGTCCCTGATGAGTTCACAGTGGAAGAGAGGCAGACGGGCATGTGGTGGAGACATCTGGTCGCGGGTGGAGGTGCAGGTGCAGTTTCCAGAacctgcacagctccactggaCCGGCTGAAAGTGCTCATGCAG GTCCATGCTTCCCGCAGTAACAACATGTGCATCGTTGGTGGCTTTACCCATATGATCCGAGAGGGCGGGCCCAAGTCGCTGTGGCGGGGGAATGGCATCAACGTCCTGAAGATTGCGCCAGAGTCTGCCATCAAATTCATGGCTTATGAGCAG ATCAAACGGTTCATTGGCACTGACCAGGAAATGCTGGGAATTCATGAGCGGCTAGTGGCTGGTTCTCTGGCAGGGGTCATTGCTCAGAGCAGCATCTACCCAATGGAG GTTCTGAAGACCCGAATGGCCTTGCGGAAGACAGGACAGTATTCAGGCATGCTGGACTGTGCCAAGAACATCCTCTCCAAGGAAGGAATGGCTGCCTTCTACAAAGGCTACATCCCCAACATGCTAGGAATCATTCCATATGCTGGTATTGACCTGGCAGTCTATGAG ACATTAAAAAATACCTGGTTACAACGCTATGCTGTGAACAGTGCTGACCCCGGAGTGTTTGTTCTCCTGGCTTGTGGCACCATCTCCAGCACCTGTGGGCAGCTGGCCAGTTATCCCCTGGCTCTTGTGAGAACACGCATGCAGGCTCAAG CTTCAGTGGAGGGAGCTCCAGAGGTGACAATGAGGGGACTCTTCAAACACATTCTAAAGACAGAGGGAGCATTTGGCCTCTATCGGGGTCTGGCCCCGAACTTCATGAAGGTGATCCCAGCCGTAAGCATCAGCTACGTGGTTTATGAGAACTTGAAGATGACCCTGGGGGTGCAGTCACGGTGA
- the SLC25A25 gene encoding mitochondrial adenyl nucleotide antiporter SLC25A25 isoform X2: MLQTLWRFLSSLFTRAICQGPAEGKENGARETTPIPDPGDQGPNLLGKPQDRGADPTERRPTILLVVGPAEHFPKKIVKAGDKDLDGQLDFEEFVHYLQDHEKKLRLVFKSLDKKNDGRIDAQEIMQSLRDLGVKISEQQAEKILKSMDKNGTMTIDWNEWRDYHLLHPVENIPEIILYWKHSTIFDVGENLTVPDEFTVEERQTGMWWRHLVAGGGAGAVSRTCTAPLDRLKVLMQVHASRSNNMCIVGGFTHMIREGGPKSLWRGNGINVLKIAPESAIKFMAYEQIKRFIGTDQEMLGIHERLVAGSLAGVIAQSSIYPMEVLKTRMALRKTGQYSGMLDCAKNILSKEGMAAFYKGYIPNMLGIIPYAGIDLAVYETLKNTWLQRYAVNSADPGVFVLLACGTISSTCGQLASYPLALVRTRMQAQASVEGAPEVTMRGLFKHILKTEGAFGLYRGLAPNFMKVIPAVSISYVVYENLKMTLGVQSR, encoded by the exons ATGCTGCAGACCCTCTGGCGTTTTCTGTCCAGCCTCTTTACCAGGGCCATATGCCAAGGTCCTGCAGAAGGAAAAGAGAATGGGGCCAGAGAGACGACCCCAATTCCAGACCCAGGGGACCAGGGGCCAAACCTGTTGGGGAAGCCACAGGACAGAGGGGCTGATCCCACTGAAAGGAGACCAACTATCTTACTGGTGGTTGGACCCGCAGAGCATTTTCCAAAG AAAATTGTGAAAGCTGGAGACAAGGACCTGGATGGGCAGCTGGACTTTGAGGAGTTTGTTCACTATCTCCAAGATCATGAGAAAAAACTGAGGCTGGTCTTCAAGAGCTTGGATAAAAAGAATGATG GCCGTATCGATGCCCAGGAGATCATGCAATCCCTCCGGGACCTGGGAGTCAAGATCTCTGAACAGCAGGCTGAGAAGATCCTCAAGAG CATGGATAAAAATGGAACTATGACAATTGACTGGAACGAGTGGCGAGACTATCACCTGCTGCACCCAGTGGAGAACATTCCTGAGATCATCCTGTACTGGAAGCACTCAAcg ATCTTTGATGTGGGAGAGAATCTGACAGTCCCTGATGAGTTCACAGTGGAAGAGAGGCAGACGGGCATGTGGTGGAGACATCTGGTCGCGGGTGGAGGTGCAGGTGCAGTTTCCAGAacctgcacagctccactggaCCGGCTGAAAGTGCTCATGCAG GTCCATGCTTCCCGCAGTAACAACATGTGCATCGTTGGTGGCTTTACCCATATGATCCGAGAGGGCGGGCCCAAGTCGCTGTGGCGGGGGAATGGCATCAACGTCCTGAAGATTGCGCCAGAGTCTGCCATCAAATTCATGGCTTATGAGCAG ATCAAACGGTTCATTGGCACTGACCAGGAAATGCTGGGAATTCATGAGCGGCTAGTGGCTGGTTCTCTGGCAGGGGTCATTGCTCAGAGCAGCATCTACCCAATGGAG GTTCTGAAGACCCGAATGGCCTTGCGGAAGACAGGACAGTATTCAGGCATGCTGGACTGTGCCAAGAACATCCTCTCCAAGGAAGGAATGGCTGCCTTCTACAAAGGCTACATCCCCAACATGCTAGGAATCATTCCATATGCTGGTATTGACCTGGCAGTCTATGAG ACATTAAAAAATACCTGGTTACAACGCTATGCTGTGAACAGTGCTGACCCCGGAGTGTTTGTTCTCCTGGCTTGTGGCACCATCTCCAGCACCTGTGGGCAGCTGGCCAGTTATCCCCTGGCTCTTGTGAGAACACGCATGCAGGCTCAAG CTTCAGTGGAGGGAGCTCCAGAGGTGACAATGAGGGGACTCTTCAAACACATTCTAAAGACAGAGGGAGCATTTGGCCTCTATCGGGGTCTGGCCCCGAACTTCATGAAGGTGATCCCAGCCGTAAGCATCAGCTACGTGGTTTATGAGAACTTGAAGATGACCCTGGGGGTGCAGTCACGGTGA